A single window of Candidatus Zixiibacteriota bacterium DNA harbors:
- a CDS encoding DUF1573 domain-containing protein: protein MRNAFVVTLLILIAGNGVHAEAVLEVPMKSHNFGSLPKNCMLTHSFWLKSIGDDTVSIDEIKTGCSCAITRMESDRMAPGDSLEMEIEWDISKYRSSLSRSIRIFYNGRTKPLRISMKGQVVQQPDSLRPISVSPFRFELASTTQKSIDSIGFVMTNHTDRDLSLRNISGDFDQCVVILPSIVPAMSTATGYIRLNPEYVDQEFQTSMTISVDNLRKTNFTIPIRRKFYH from the coding sequence ATGAGAAACGCGTTCGTAGTGACATTATTGATACTAATTGCCGGTAATGGCGTACACGCTGAGGCTGTGCTTGAAGTCCCCATGAAATCGCACAACTTCGGTTCGTTGCCCAAGAACTGTATGCTGACCCATTCTTTCTGGTTAAAATCAATCGGTGACGATACCGTCAGCATTGACGAAATCAAGACAGGTTGCTCCTGTGCTATTACCAGGATGGAGAGTGATCGGATGGCTCCCGGTGACAGTCTTGAAATGGAGATTGAGTGGGACATCAGCAAGTACAGAAGCTCCCTCTCCCGATCAATCCGAATCTTTTACAACGGTCGTACCAAGCCACTGCGAATATCTATGAAGGGGCAAGTAGTCCAGCAACCCGACTCACTTCGCCCCATATCGGTTTCTCCGTTCCGTTTCGAGTTGGCATCCACAACCCAAAAGAGCATTGACAGCATTGGATTCGTGATGACCAATCATACCGACCGTGATCTGAGTTTGCGAAACATCTCAGGCGATTTCGATCAATGTGTGGTAATCTTACCGTCAATTGTCCCGGCTATGTCCACAGCAACCGGTTATATTAGACTTAATCCTGAATACGTCGATCAGGAATTCCAAACCTCGATGACAATATCGGTCGATAATTTACGCAAAACTAACTTCACTATCCCGATCAGAAGGAAATTCTATCATTAA